GCGCCGCTTCCGTCAGATAGGCAAAAAGCGGATGCGCCGTCTCATCGCGGACATCGGTTTTTGCGAACAGCGGGAACGTCACGCCGTAGTTGATTTTGCAGAAGGACTGCACCTCTTCGTTGGTGCCCGGCTCCTGCTGGCCGAACTGGTTCGACGGGAAGCCGAGAATTTCGAGGCCTTGTCCCTTGTACTGCTCGTAGAGCGCCTGAAGCCCCTCGTACTGCGGCGTAAGGCCGCATTTGCTGGCCGTATTGACGATCAGCAGCACCTTGCCTTTGTAGTCGGACAATGATTTCGGCTCGCCGGTAATCGTATTCGCCTCAAAATCGTAAACCGTGGTCATGATCGGTTACCTCCTCCAAATATTCGTTCGAATGCGGCTTCCGGCAATCGGCCGGCGGATAGCATTTGATTCAAACGTAGCGATTTCTTCCAGGGAAGTCAAGCATCAAGGACGCGCGGGAGGGAAA
This genomic window from Paenibacillus humicola contains:
- a CDS encoding glutathione peroxidase, whose protein sequence is MTTVYDFEANTITGEPKSLSDYKGKVLLIVNTASKCGLTPQYEGLQALYEQYKGQGLEILGFPSNQFGQQEPGTNEEVQSFCKINYGVTFPLFAKTDVRDETAHPLFAYLTEAAPYQGEDAAESGNDNSIRWNFTKFLIGRDGQVVGRFEPRVVPNDIKPSIESLL